Proteins co-encoded in one Corynebacterium tuberculostearicum genomic window:
- a CDS encoding 50S ribosomal protein L25/general stress protein Ctc, giving the protein MAQRPVIKAEARTEFGKGVARRLRRDWKVPGVIYGSHQEPVHFAVPLLDIQSLVRNNGVNAVLELEIDGEQYLTMVKHVDQNVLTLDIDHVDLLAIKRGEKVEVEVPVTLTGEPAPGTMHIQDADVLMVEADVLNIPEELEVSIEGLEDGAVVTAADVTMPEGTTLVAEEDTVIVSISLPEVDEELEEAAEAAEEGGADAGAESVDEGEESSDSKE; this is encoded by the coding sequence ATGGCACAGCGCCCAGTAATCAAGGCTGAAGCACGTACCGAGTTTGGCAAGGGTGTCGCACGCCGCCTGCGCCGCGACTGGAAGGTCCCAGGCGTTATCTACGGTAGCCACCAGGAGCCGGTTCACTTCGCAGTTCCGCTGCTGGACATCCAGTCCCTCGTCCGCAACAACGGTGTCAACGCCGTTCTGGAGCTGGAGATCGACGGCGAGCAGTACCTGACCATGGTTAAGCACGTTGACCAGAATGTCCTGACCCTAGACATCGATCACGTTGACCTCCTTGCCATTAAGCGTGGCGAGAAGGTTGAGGTTGAGGTTCCGGTCACCCTGACCGGCGAGCCGGCCCCAGGCACCATGCACATCCAGGATGCTGACGTACTGATGGTTGAAGCAGACGTACTGAACATTCCGGAAGAGCTCGAGGTTTCCATCGAGGGTCTCGAGGACGGCGCGGTTGTTACCGCAGCCGACGTCACCATGCCGGAAGGCACCACCTTGGTGGCAGAGGAAGATACCGTTATCGTCTCCATCTCCCTGCCTGAGGTTGATGAGGAGCTCGAGGAAGCTGCTGAGGCTGCTGAGGAAGGCGGCGCAGACGCTGGCGCTGAGTCCGTCGACGAGGGCGAAGAGTCCTCCGACTCCAAGGAGTAA
- a CDS encoding fumarylacetoacetate hydrolase family protein: MKLATLRTGFGTSAIRIDGDNVGVELDYEDVGQLLRSEDWRKAAQLSGEPVVFDHADLEAVVPAPGKVICVGLNYAKHIREMGREFPKHPTLFIKFAEALTGPYDDVFIPEYGTQQLDYEGELAVIIGERAHHVSRDEALDYVAGYAIMNDYTLRDFQRQTSQFHAGKSFYRTAGFGPWLTTAQEWAPGSGAILTTTIDGEERQRDNTDDLIFSVAELIEFCSQLYPLNPGDVIVTGTPEGVGFAREPQQFIHDGQNATISIEGLGHISNTTRFSEPGCGQGCTCA, from the coding sequence ATGAAACTGGCTACTCTACGCACCGGCTTTGGCACCTCCGCTATCCGCATCGATGGGGACAATGTGGGCGTCGAATTGGATTATGAGGATGTGGGCCAGCTGCTGCGCAGCGAGGATTGGCGTAAGGCCGCCCAGCTTTCCGGCGAACCGGTGGTCTTCGACCACGCCGACTTGGAGGCCGTGGTACCAGCTCCCGGTAAAGTCATTTGCGTTGGGCTCAATTACGCCAAGCACATCCGCGAAATGGGACGCGAATTTCCCAAGCATCCCACCCTGTTCATCAAGTTCGCAGAGGCCCTAACAGGCCCATATGACGATGTATTCATTCCAGAATATGGCACGCAACAGTTAGATTATGAGGGCGAACTGGCGGTAATCATTGGCGAGCGCGCCCACCATGTCAGCCGAGACGAGGCGCTTGACTATGTGGCCGGATACGCCATTATGAACGACTACACGTTGCGTGATTTCCAGCGCCAAACTAGCCAGTTCCATGCCGGCAAGTCCTTTTATCGCACCGCCGGCTTCGGACCTTGGCTGACGACTGCTCAGGAGTGGGCTCCGGGTTCTGGAGCCATACTTACCACTACAATAGACGGCGAAGAAAGACAGCGTGATAATACCGATGACCTTATCTTTTCGGTAGCCGAGCTTATCGAGTTTTGCTCGCAGCTTTATCCGCTAAATCCAGGAGACGTCATCGTTACTGGCACCCCAGAAGGCGTTGGCTTTGCACGAGAGCCGCAGCAGTTTATTCACGATGGCCAAAACGCCACCATTTCCATTGAGGGCTTGGGGCATATTTCCAATACAACTCGCTTTAGCGAACCGGGCTGCGGCCAAGGCTGTACCTGCGCTTAA
- a CDS encoding sensor histidine kinase, whose protein sequence is MSTDTVAQARLGDKILTALAVLLALFYVISAAKNPSIIEIIQAGLSLLFLPFMWIWRSRPVLSATGFIVLLAAWAVAWMSQLPTNLGLTPWALTAPMAVYATSRYVTRRAIPRTVLALTILGSFISPFMWRIDPESFVLHYQLDRRYLAMLVVHWAVLGTTYFAAARYFDLARQHERLAQKRFHQAQEEERLLIARELHDVLAHSLTLIKVQANAGIIAGRSDAKAAEEALASIRDGADSALEEVRGIVTALRSTGPTALKPATQLEHIEGIIDGFRAAGLDISARLPQNCEVPALTQLALVRIISEGLTNALRHQGAGTRVEVELALADVAQIALISTNPSPTASQVPGSGVGLVGIAERAHALGGKLDTWGDTRKFIVRAELPLQKESRV, encoded by the coding sequence ATGAGCACTGACACCGTCGCGCAAGCGCGTTTAGGAGATAAAATCCTCACTGCGTTGGCGGTGCTCCTTGCGCTATTTTATGTCATTTCTGCCGCGAAGAATCCCAGCATAATTGAGATTATTCAGGCAGGTTTATCGTTGCTATTCCTGCCATTTATGTGGATCTGGCGGAGCCGTCCCGTGCTCAGCGCCACGGGCTTTATTGTGTTGCTCGCAGCATGGGCCGTGGCTTGGATGAGCCAGCTGCCCACCAATCTAGGGCTTACCCCCTGGGCCTTGACTGCACCCATGGCGGTGTATGCCACCTCCCGCTATGTCACGCGCCGCGCCATTCCCCGCACGGTACTGGCTCTAACGATTCTTGGCTCCTTCATTTCGCCATTCATGTGGCGCATAGATCCGGAGTCTTTCGTTTTGCATTACCAACTGGACCGCCGCTACTTGGCCATGTTGGTCGTGCACTGGGCTGTTTTGGGCACCACCTACTTCGCCGCCGCACGCTACTTCGACTTGGCACGCCAGCACGAGCGCCTAGCCCAAAAGCGTTTCCATCAAGCCCAAGAGGAAGAGCGATTGCTCATCGCACGAGAGTTGCATGATGTACTGGCCCATTCCCTAACTTTGATAAAGGTTCAGGCCAATGCTGGAATCATTGCCGGGCGATCAGACGCTAAAGCTGCCGAGGAAGCGCTGGCCAGCATTCGCGATGGTGCAGATTCTGCGTTGGAAGAGGTTCGCGGCATCGTCACGGCGCTGCGCAGCACCGGCCCCACCGCTCTGAAGCCCGCCACGCAGCTAGAGCACATCGAGGGAATCATCGATGGCTTCCGCGCGGCGGGCTTGGACATTTCTGCCCGCCTGCCGCAAAATTGCGAAGTTCCAGCGCTCACGCAGTTGGCCCTAGTGCGCATCATTTCTGAAGGCCTAACTAATGCGTTGCGACATCAAGGAGCCGGTACACGGGTGGAAGTAGAGCTAGCACTAGCCGACGTCGCCCAGATCGCCCTTATATCTACCAACCCCTCCCCAACTGCCAGCCAAGTGCCCGGCAGCGGTGTGGGTCTTGTTGGCATTGCAGAACGCGCTCACGCTTTGGGTGGAAAACTAGATACCTGGGGCGATACCAGAAAGTTCATCGTGCGCGCCGAACTACCGTTGCAGAAGGAAAGCCGTGTCTAA
- the pth gene encoding aminoacyl-tRNA hydrolase, with translation MTPLLVVGLGNPGPKYAGTRHNIGFDVADELAGELLSSFSVHKKTNTEVAEAMAGGRKIICAKPRSFMNLSGGPIKALAQYFHLSAADIIVIHDELELDFGAIKLRPGGGDHGHNGLRSTTKSLGTKDYKRLSIGIGRPPGRMAPTSFVLKPWAKQEKAEIPIICANAVDEILRVG, from the coding sequence GTGACTCCACTTCTCGTAGTAGGCCTTGGCAACCCCGGCCCCAAGTACGCAGGCACTCGGCACAATATCGGTTTCGACGTAGCTGACGAGCTGGCGGGTGAACTGCTGAGCAGCTTTTCGGTGCACAAGAAAACCAATACCGAAGTAGCCGAGGCCATGGCCGGTGGCCGTAAAATTATTTGTGCCAAGCCGCGATCTTTCATGAACCTTTCCGGCGGGCCAATCAAGGCTTTAGCGCAATATTTTCATCTCTCCGCCGCCGATATCATCGTCATCCACGATGAACTAGAGCTCGATTTCGGCGCCATTAAGCTTCGCCCTGGCGGCGGCGACCACGGTCATAATGGTTTGCGCTCAACCACCAAGTCCCTTGGGACAAAGGACTATAAGCGCCTTTCGATTGGCATTGGGCGCCCACCAGGCCGGATGGCCCCGACGTCGTTTGTGCTCAAGCCATGGGCAAAACAAGAAAAGGCCGAGATTCCCATCATCTGTGCCAACGCGGTGGATGAAATCCTGCGCGTAGGATAG
- a CDS encoding response regulator, translating into MSKIRVLLADDQAMLVAALSTILNAQDDIEVVATANTGAEAVTAAMSHRIDVAILDIRMPGMDGIAAAQAILSRVSDCRVIMLTTFNEDDLVAQSIAAGAHGFLLKDADPEVLAGAVRDVAKGASVLAAQVTGPILETYRTALTRGQLSAQERQGLSLVTRREIEVLSLIARGATNSEIAAEMVIADTTVKTHVSALLSKLAARDRVALVLLAQRAGIA; encoded by the coding sequence GTGTCTAAGATTCGTGTCCTGCTCGCCGATGACCAGGCGATGCTTGTCGCCGCTTTGTCCACCATTCTCAATGCACAGGATGATATTGAGGTTGTGGCCACCGCGAACACCGGCGCAGAAGCCGTCACCGCGGCGATGAGCCACCGCATTGATGTAGCCATCCTGGATATCCGAATGCCGGGCATGGATGGTATCGCTGCGGCCCAAGCAATCCTTTCTCGCGTCTCTGACTGCCGCGTCATCATGCTCACCACGTTTAATGAAGACGATTTGGTGGCTCAATCTATCGCCGCTGGCGCACATGGATTTCTGCTCAAAGATGCCGATCCGGAGGTGCTGGCGGGGGCTGTCCGGGACGTCGCCAAGGGCGCATCGGTACTGGCTGCTCAGGTAACTGGACCAATCCTGGAGACCTACCGCACCGCCCTTACCCGTGGACAATTGAGCGCGCAGGAACGCCAAGGGCTTAGCCTGGTTACCCGGCGAGAGATCGAGGTACTTTCGCTCATCGCCCGCGGGGCCACGAATTCTGAAATCGCCGCCGAGATGGTCATCGCTGACACGACGGTAAAGACACATGTTTCGGCGCTACTTTCCAAGCTTGCCGCGCGCGACCGAGTGGCGCTGGTTTTGCTGGCTCAGCGCGCTGGAATTGCCTAG
- a CDS encoding nitronate monooxygenase, which translates to MSQVISSLSRSVIPAPMAGGPTTPELVRAAHAAGSFGTLGVGSASIDTARTQIDQCAGIPFGVNLFCPQQPLSGAQRTAARELAQAENQPLPDPDYSFGFAEKLDLALRGGARVVWSMFGTFTPEQIERIHAAGAEAWTTVTTSAEATATARRGVDVLCVQGPAAGGHRGTWDLAATPDSRDLEELVSDVHTAAPDLPLIAAGGLRTADDIATAMSWDGVGACSCGSAFLLTEEAGTSDYNRQLLRRGGQTVSTRAFSGRFARGLETQYTRSHPNLSPVYPLLNPVLKERRAQHDDAVAYCLVGTEVEKINGGTVANILNELCQNPQ; encoded by the coding sequence ATGAGTCAGGTTATTAGCTCCCTTTCCCGTAGCGTAATCCCCGCGCCCATGGCCGGCGGTCCCACCACCCCGGAACTAGTGCGCGCCGCCCATGCCGCCGGCTCTTTTGGCACCTTAGGCGTGGGCTCTGCGAGCATAGACACTGCCCGCACACAGATTGACCAGTGTGCCGGCATTCCGTTTGGAGTAAACCTCTTTTGCCCACAACAGCCGCTTTCCGGGGCGCAACGTACCGCTGCACGCGAGCTGGCGCAAGCAGAAAACCAACCATTGCCCGATCCCGATTACTCCTTTGGCTTTGCGGAGAAGCTGGATCTAGCGCTGCGCGGTGGCGCCCGCGTGGTGTGGTCCATGTTTGGAACCTTCACACCCGAACAGATAGAGCGAATCCACGCCGCGGGCGCAGAGGCCTGGACCACCGTCACCACTTCTGCGGAGGCAACTGCGACTGCACGTCGGGGCGTCGACGTGCTCTGCGTCCAGGGCCCGGCCGCCGGCGGCCATCGCGGAACCTGGGACTTAGCCGCGACTCCCGATTCCCGGGACTTAGAAGAGCTAGTGTCCGACGTGCACACCGCAGCCCCTGATCTTCCTCTCATCGCTGCTGGCGGCCTGCGCACCGCAGACGATATAGCCACCGCTATGTCCTGGGACGGCGTCGGCGCATGTTCCTGCGGTTCCGCATTTTTGCTCACCGAAGAGGCGGGAACGAGTGACTACAACCGGCAGCTACTGCGCCGTGGCGGGCAGACCGTGTCTACCCGTGCTTTCTCGGGCCGCTTTGCCCGTGGACTAGAAACTCAGTACACCCGCAGTCATCCCAACCTTTCACCGGTTTATCCGCTCTTGAATCCTGTGCTTAAGGAACGCCGTGCGCAGCACGATGATGCCGTAGCTTATTGCCTCGTAGGAACCGAAGTGGAGAAAATAAACGGGGGTACTGTGGCCAACATCCTGAACGAACTATGCCAAAACCCACAGTAG
- a CDS encoding glyceraldehyde-3-phosphate dehydrogenase: protein MTANAHVGHDDWNERLELAQQMIPLIHQLHRNNNVVTTIFGRPLVGQTDIDIIKSHRYGRRIAQRHLSTAETLPILVELADMNLGAASVDLGRLVLGWEESNEENLRMYLEGELCEIVGAGVDLETTDVVLYGFGRIGRLLARLLVAREAAYGGVRLRGIVLRKKGDGDILKRASLLRRDSVHGAFNGTISVDEENEVIWANGTKIQMIYANDPSEIDYTSYGINNAILVDNTGAWRDREGLSQHLKAKGISRVLLTAPGKGDIKNIVYGINNDNIADEDQILSAASCTTNGITPVLKVINDRYGVTHGHVETAHSFTNDQNLIDNYHKGDRRGRAAGLNMVLTATGAAKAVAKALPEFEGKLTGNAIRVPTPDVSMAVLNLELEKEVEREEVNDFLRNVSLHSDLRQQISYIASPEVVSSDFIGNTHAGIVDGVATIASGKHLVLYVWYDNEFGYSNQVVRIVEELADSRPVVLPKRVSPAEL, encoded by the coding sequence GTGACTGCGAACGCACATGTTGGCCATGATGATTGGAACGAGCGCCTCGAGCTGGCGCAGCAGATGATTCCGCTCATCCACCAGCTGCACCGCAACAATAACGTTGTCACCACCATCTTCGGCCGCCCACTGGTGGGCCAGACCGATATCGACATCATCAAGTCTCACCGCTATGGCCGCCGCATCGCGCAGCGCCACCTGTCCACGGCGGAGACCCTGCCTATCTTGGTGGAATTGGCAGACATGAACCTGGGCGCCGCAAGCGTCGACCTCGGCCGCTTGGTCCTCGGGTGGGAGGAATCCAACGAGGAAAACCTTCGCATGTACTTGGAAGGCGAGCTGTGCGAGATCGTCGGTGCTGGCGTTGACCTAGAGACCACCGACGTCGTTCTCTACGGCTTCGGCCGCATCGGCCGCCTGTTGGCCCGCCTGCTCGTCGCCCGCGAGGCAGCATATGGTGGCGTTCGCCTGCGCGGCATCGTCCTGCGCAAGAAGGGCGACGGTGACATCCTCAAGCGCGCTTCCTTGCTGCGCCGCGATTCCGTCCACGGTGCTTTCAACGGCACCATCTCCGTGGACGAGGAAAACGAGGTCATCTGGGCCAATGGCACCAAGATCCAGATGATTTACGCAAACGATCCGTCCGAGATTGACTACACCTCTTATGGCATCAACAACGCCATCTTGGTAGATAACACCGGCGCGTGGCGCGACCGCGAGGGCCTGTCTCAGCACCTTAAGGCCAAGGGCATCTCCCGCGTGCTGCTGACCGCGCCGGGCAAGGGCGATATCAAGAACATCGTCTACGGCATCAATAACGACAACATCGCCGATGAGGATCAAATTCTCTCCGCTGCATCCTGCACCACCAACGGCATTACCCCGGTTCTCAAGGTCATCAATGACCGCTACGGCGTAACCCACGGCCACGTGGAGACCGCGCACTCGTTTACCAATGACCAGAACCTCATCGATAACTACCACAAGGGCGATCGCCGTGGCCGCGCCGCAGGCCTGAACATGGTGCTTACCGCCACCGGCGCTGCTAAGGCCGTAGCTAAGGCCCTGCCGGAGTTCGAAGGCAAGCTCACCGGCAATGCCATTCGCGTTCCTACCCCGGACGTGTCCATGGCTGTGCTTAACCTCGAACTGGAAAAGGAAGTAGAGCGCGAGGAGGTCAATGACTTCCTGCGCAACGTCTCCCTGCATTCTGACCTGCGCCAGCAAATCTCCTACATTGCCTCCCCGGAGGTCGTATCCTCTGACTTCATCGGCAATACTCACGCCGGCATTGTCGATGGTGTAGCCACCATTGCCTCCGGCAAGCACCTCGTGCTCTATGTCTGGTACGACAACGAGTTCGGCTATTCTAACCAGGTAGTCCGAATTGTGGAAGAGCTGGCGGATTCCCGTCCGGTTGTTCTGCCAAAGCGCGTATCTCCTGCTGAGCTTTAA
- the ppk2 gene encoding polyphosphate kinase 2, whose protein sequence is MSTKSSKSPKKLNKKAYEKELERLQAELVDMQQWVVETGARVVIIMEGRDAAGKGSAIKRITQYLNPRTCRIEALPAPNSREQGQWYFQRYVEKLPTKGEIVIFDRSWYNRAGVERVMGFCTDQEYVRFLHQAPTLEQMLVEDGIMLRKYWFSVSDEEQIKRFESRRNDPLRRWKLSPMDLQSITRWEDYSRAKDAMFIHTDTPTAPWYTVESEDKKRSRINVISHLLSTIPYEKLEHEMPEIPQRPDSDGEPYERPAREEFRYVPDVAAKLERKSEHKTAKKTSKKGKKKDKKK, encoded by the coding sequence ATGAGCACAAAAAGCAGCAAATCCCCTAAGAAACTCAACAAGAAGGCCTACGAAAAGGAACTCGAGCGCCTTCAGGCAGAGCTCGTGGACATGCAGCAGTGGGTCGTTGAAACTGGCGCCCGCGTAGTCATCATCATGGAAGGCCGCGACGCCGCCGGTAAGGGCTCCGCAATCAAGCGCATCACCCAATACCTCAACCCACGTACCTGCCGCATCGAGGCACTGCCCGCGCCGAACTCCCGCGAGCAAGGCCAGTGGTACTTCCAGCGCTACGTAGAAAAGCTGCCTACCAAGGGCGAAATCGTCATCTTTGACCGCTCCTGGTACAACCGCGCCGGAGTCGAGCGCGTCATGGGCTTTTGCACCGACCAAGAATACGTCCGCTTCCTCCACCAAGCACCTACTCTTGAGCAGATGCTGGTAGAAGACGGCATCATGCTGCGCAAGTACTGGTTCTCTGTCTCCGATGAGGAGCAGATTAAGCGCTTTGAATCCCGCCGCAATGATCCGCTGCGCCGTTGGAAGCTATCCCCTATGGATCTGCAGTCCATTACCCGCTGGGAGGACTATTCCCGTGCCAAGGATGCGATGTTCATTCACACCGATACCCCGACCGCCCCGTGGTACACCGTGGAATCAGAAGATAAGAAGCGCTCGCGTATCAACGTCATCTCGCACCTGCTGAGCACCATTCCGTACGAGAAGCTCGAGCACGAGATGCCTGAAATCCCGCAGCGCCCGGATTCCGATGGCGAGCCCTACGAGCGCCCGGCGCGCGAAGAGTTCCGCTATGTGCCTGATGTAGCAGCCAAGTTGGAACGCAAGTCCGAGCACAAGACGGCGAAGAAAACCTCTAAGAAGGGCAAGAAGAAGGATAAGAAGAAGTAG
- the pth gene encoding aminoacyl-tRNA hydrolase, with the protein MAPLGDFFARFFGSRNKPTPGLNPDELEAEWLIVGLGNPGAKYAATRHNVGYMAIDDLLATGGNVLEPVRGMDVQVAPLTWEGRKVLAVRASTFMNLSGEPIAPLAQHLDIAPDHVIVLHDELDLPANKIRIKQGGNENGHNGLKSLTERLGTRDYLRVRIGIARPPKGSPIPDYVLGPVDAGAGFDDAIATAAEAAHLIVTDGLSKAQNQIHSR; encoded by the coding sequence GTGGCACCTTTAGGAGATTTTTTCGCGCGGTTCTTTGGCTCGAGGAATAAACCCACACCAGGCCTCAATCCGGACGAGCTAGAGGCCGAGTGGCTTATTGTGGGCTTGGGCAATCCCGGCGCGAAGTACGCCGCTACCCGCCACAATGTGGGCTATATGGCCATCGATGATCTTCTCGCGACTGGTGGAAATGTCCTCGAGCCGGTGCGCGGCATGGATGTCCAGGTAGCACCGCTAACATGGGAGGGCCGAAAGGTGCTTGCCGTGCGTGCGAGCACATTCATGAATCTTTCTGGCGAACCAATTGCGCCATTGGCCCAGCACTTGGATATCGCTCCCGATCACGTCATTGTTCTCCACGATGAGCTGGATCTTCCGGCCAATAAGATCCGGATCAAGCAGGGCGGAAATGAAAATGGGCACAACGGACTCAAGTCGCTCACGGAGCGCTTGGGCACCCGCGACTATCTGCGCGTGCGCATTGGTATTGCCCGACCACCCAAGGGATCGCCCATTCCGGATTACGTATTGGGCCCCGTGGATGCGGGCGCCGGCTTTGATGACGCCATCGCCACCGCGGCCGAGGCCGCCCACCTCATCGTGACAGACGGGTTAAGCAAGGCCCAGAACCAGATCCACTCGCGCTAG
- a CDS encoding potassium channel family protein, producing MANILKALGRSRAGIDIPPVVVIGLGRFGSSLAHELMANGVEVLGIDSSEKRVREEAPYLTETIAADTTDPEALRQLGVEEVERVIVAIGSHLEDSILTASNLVELGVKDIWAKADSEAHARILSQIGTHHVIRPERDTGRRVAYLLGGRFRDFAEIATDYGVTQMAVPSSLVGRPLDLSAIWRTHRVQLVSVRRAEGEWAPLADATELTPTDFIVAAGSPQALEKFSQC from the coding sequence TTGGCTAATATTCTCAAGGCGCTGGGACGCTCCCGCGCCGGCATCGATATTCCACCCGTCGTCGTTATTGGGTTAGGCCGATTTGGTTCCTCGCTTGCTCATGAGCTGATGGCCAATGGCGTTGAGGTCCTCGGCATCGACTCCAGCGAAAAGCGCGTGCGCGAAGAAGCTCCCTACCTCACCGAGACCATTGCGGCCGATACCACTGACCCAGAGGCCTTGCGCCAGCTGGGCGTGGAGGAGGTCGAGCGCGTCATTGTCGCCATCGGCTCCCATTTGGAAGATTCCATCCTCACCGCGTCCAATCTGGTGGAGTTGGGCGTCAAAGACATCTGGGCCAAGGCTGATTCGGAGGCACATGCGCGTATTCTCAGCCAGATTGGTACCCACCATGTCATCCGGCCAGAGCGTGATACTGGCCGCCGCGTGGCTTACTTGTTGGGCGGGCGTTTCCGTGATTTTGCGGAGATTGCCACTGATTATGGCGTGACCCAGATGGCCGTTCCTAGTTCATTGGTGGGCCGGCCGCTCGACCTTTCTGCCATCTGGCGCACGCACCGCGTGCAATTGGTCTCTGTGCGCCGCGCGGAAGGGGAGTGGGCCCCGCTTGCCGACGCCACCGAGCTCACCCCCACCGATTTCATCGTCGCCGCCGGCAGCCCCCAGGCCCTAGAAAAATTTTCCCAGTGCTAG
- a CDS encoding ATP-binding cassette domain-containing protein yields MNYEVSFEHVSKSFGPHMVLRDVDFRIAPGRVHALLGRNGAGKSTLFSIFLGLLSADSGMVKVDGVPWSREVLDHIGASVNGPAFYGHLSAAANLRVHTRLLGLPEAEVDRVLSISGLSEVGSKKAKSFSTGMKARLALAQALLGDPEILVLDEPQNGLDPQGIVELRNLLQKLASVGHTVIVSSHQLGEVVHLAQDITILAEGSIRYSGALENLAPSGQLEAEFFRLTSPDGERHV; encoded by the coding sequence ATGAATTATGAAGTCTCCTTTGAGCACGTCTCCAAGTCTTTTGGGCCTCACATGGTTTTGCGCGACGTAGATTTTCGCATCGCGCCTGGTCGTGTCCACGCCTTATTGGGACGCAATGGCGCCGGAAAATCTACGCTCTTTTCGATCTTTTTAGGCCTGCTCTCCGCCGATTCCGGGATGGTTAAAGTAGATGGCGTTCCCTGGTCTCGTGAAGTCCTCGACCACATTGGTGCCTCCGTCAACGGCCCTGCCTTTTACGGGCATCTCTCTGCTGCAGCCAATCTTCGCGTACATACTAGATTGCTCGGGCTGCCGGAGGCTGAGGTCGACCGCGTGCTCTCCATCTCCGGTCTCAGCGAAGTTGGTTCCAAAAAGGCAAAGTCTTTTTCTACCGGTATGAAGGCACGCCTCGCCTTGGCCCAGGCTCTCCTAGGCGATCCAGAAATCCTTGTGCTGGATGAACCACAAAATGGCCTTGATCCGCAAGGCATTGTAGAATTGCGGAACCTCTTGCAAAAGCTTGCTTCTGTCGGCCACACCGTAATCGTGAGCTCACATCAGCTCGGCGAGGTTGTCCATCTAGCCCAAGACATCACCATCCTTGCTGAGGGTTCCATTCGCTATTCCGGCGCACTGGAGAACTTGGCTCCCAGTGGACAACTTGAAGCAGAATTTTTCCGCCTGACGTCTCCGGATGGTGAGCGCCATGTTTAA